ttcatactaatattactaccagcatgcaaagaagatttcataggttttttaattttcgcatcaaacaatccatgttttaaatcaggaaatagaacaagaagctcactcttgtacattatgccaactagtgtaaacaagaaacaacaagatgcaattgcaggatctaaaggaaatagctttgagcacaaacacaatggcgccggaaaagtactttacctggaaccgaagtatgagtgcctttttacctttcctccccggcgacggcgccagaaaagtgcttgatgtctacgttccccctcctttcctgtagacagtgttgggcctccaagagcagaggtttgtagaacagcagcaagtttcccttaagtggatacccaaggtttatcgaactcagggaggaagaggtcaaagatatccctctcatgcaaccctgcaaccacaaagcaagaagtctcttgtgtccccaacacacctaataggtgcactagttcggcgaagagatagtgaaatacggtgtggtatgaataagtatgagcaagagTATAACGGTGCCGTAAAAGTGCTTGTCGCgtaattgatggtggtggtattgcagaagtagtaacacaagaaacaagaaacaagcagtagtaactcagcagtatttaggaacaaggcctagggattacactttcactagtggacactctcaacattgatcacataacagaacagataaatgcatactctacacttttgttggatgatgaacacattgcgtaggattacacgaaccctcaatgccggagttaacaagctccacaataatgctcatgtttaagtaacctttagtgtaagatagatcaacagactaaaccgagtactagcatagcatgcacactgtcaccttcatgcatatgtaggaggaatagatcacatcaataatatcatagcaatagttaactccataatctacaagagatcatgatcatagcataaaccaagtactaacacggtgcacacactgtcacctttacacacgtgcaggaggaatagaactactttaataacacatcactagagtagcacatagatagtagtgatacaaaactcagatgaatctcagtcatgtaaagcagctcatgagatcattgtattgaggtacataggagagagattaaccacatagctaccggtacagccccgagcctcgatggagaactactccctcctcatgggagcagcagcggtgatgaagatggcggtggagatggcagcggtgtcgatggagaagccttccgggggcacttccccgctccggcagggtgccggaacagagatcctgtcccccagatcttggcttcgcgatggcggcggctctgaaaggttttcgtgggtttcgtcaattggtatagggttttctgatccaggggctttttataggcggagaggcggcgcaggaaggtcgaaggggggcccacaccctaggggggcgcgcccccccccctaggccgcgccggggtgtggtgtggtggccctgccacccttctctggcggttctcgtgtgttctggatgcttccgggtaaaataggaacctgggcgttgatttcgtccgattccgagaatatttcgttactaggatttctgaaaccaaaaacagcagaaaacaaagaatcggcacttcggcatcttgttaataggttagttccagaaaatgcacgaatatgacataaagtgtgcataaaacatgtagataacatcaataatgtggcatggaacacaagaaattatcgatacgttggagacgtatcagactacAGTCtttcttagcctcccaggagcagccggacacagctctaggagcaccattgtattgtgtgatcatcatatacactcatagcaggagtagaggttttacctccatcggagggcctcgaacctgggtacgtcgccgtgtcgctcgtgcccatacccgcatccggataccaccgtgagatccctcaggaaccacttcgattagccaccctatggcatatgccgtgacgataccacgacacgtcTCGtcatgcatggccgcgtggccgtccgcgccggtgttattgcgtgcaaccacccgctacCGCCGTTGTACAGGAAGACGTCCTGCGGTTCGTCCCAATCTCTCACTGCTCCcaaaccttctcgtcgccgccgcctcctccccccGCACCcgctcccagatcttctcctcgccgctccaaacaatgtcgacctcgtcctcccgcaagatcgccgcggcgaacggcttcggccgcggtagCCTAACCGTGCCGGAGGCATGGGCGTTGTACCACACCCGCTATtctgtcccgccggacatgcggctgccaagcagcggcggctggaagatggccgtgaacggcattggcgtcccgccgccgccgaagccgggcaCGGAGCAATGGAGGGACGACATCAAGGCCCGGCGGGCTCAAATCAACGCCGAGAAGTGGGCGGATCGGACATGGGCGGCCATGGACAATGATGACTGGTGGGCCACGTACTTCAAGGCCAAGTACGACGTTGAGATGCACAGCACCACCGGCCTCATCGGCGGGCCCaatagctggaacaaggacggctgcgccctgttctggggcgttccggggcgcaccctcgacagcgtcatccgcggcatccgcaacggtgctccaaggttggagacgcCGCCGTCACCTCCACCGTCTCCGCGAGGAGGACCaccgcaatggcagccgaggaggaccacgtactcgtcctcctcgaactcttcttcctcaggatcGACCCGATTGACGCCCTCCTAGTCGTAccgctcggcgccctacaccgttcccaaacgcgtgatgaacgaggagccggcgatgcccgtcaacacgaggcgtggcggcaacGGCAGCCGGCGGTAGCAAGAGAGGCGTGGCAGCGccatcctcatcccgaagccggaggtgaaggaggagctggaggaagcgtcgcaggcggtactgctggcggagtacgagcggcagcagcggctcatcgccaacagcgacgaccccgaggactgcccaggtctgcgggcggcgttcttggcgtcgatgaacgacaaggacgcctggaggggcgacccgacatggcgatcgccatgtccatccgcgactccggcaagccgctcatGGACCTCAccaacgacggcgaggcaggaccaagcggcttggtgaaggacgagcccgtcgacgagcccgacgagcgcgtcaagcaggaggtcgtcaccgacgacatgtacaaataccaccagtactacgacgcctccggccgccgcaagtacttctaaattaggtttagtttaaatttagtcaaatttcgttcgaatctatgtaatatatgtcAAGTTTGGATGAATCCCgattaagtttaaaatttccgaaattttgtttTGGGACGCGACTAGAGAGCGACGTCCccgaaacgcggcacgaacgaaacacatcCCCCCAAACGCTTAATCCAGCGCGGTTTAGGGGACGCTTTgggaacgcgactggagatgctcggcCTTAGTTGGTGATCGATCCGGATTCAACTGACGGCGAAGCAGGTGCAAAGAGAAAATCAGTTGTACAACTGACGGCGAAGCAGGTGCAGTTAGCTAGCGGACAGTCCGGCCAACACGTCAAAACAGAATAATACGGACCCCCTCCGCACTAGATCGAATCCCGTAATTTTCTTCCGGTGATCGGGCGCGTGATTTCTTGCTGCTAAGCTTCTCCGCGATCATGGAGCGAGAAGATCGGCCGTACGTGGATCTATTTTACGAAGGGATCATTTTTGGATTAATTGTACGCACACACAAGGAAACTACGACCAAAAGCTGTATGCAATTTCAAAAAAGGCAAATACCGGCCATCAATTCCAAAATTTACTAGGCATTCCATGTATACCTCCGGAATGCATTGCATAAATACGAGCAGCTAGTCGAACGATTCGATCGTACCTGCACCGCGCTCTCTCTCTGGATAGATCGATCATCTCCAACTCTAGATATTCCGGCGCACACAACTCAGCAGCATGACGACGCCGACCGCCGTGCTGATCTTCATGATGCTCACGGCCCTCGTCGCCTCCAGGCGGCGTCCTCTGCGACGTCGAGAAGGACCTCGTGATATGGCAGAGCCTGGGCGAGCCGCAGAGGGACGAGTCGGCGATGTACAAGGTGGACGTGACGAACCAGTGCGCCGGCAACGGGCCCTGCGCCATCTCGAAGATCTTACTGCGGTGCGGCAACTTCCGGTCCCTGGTCCCCGTCGACGCCGGGCTGCTCCGCGTGGTCCGCCCCGGCGTGTGCCTCCTCAACGGCGGCCACACCGTCCGCCAGAACAGCAACTTCTCCTTCGTCTACGCCAGCTACGTGCGCCAGAACTTCCGCGTCCTCTCGGCAAGCTGCCAGTGATCGATATGATCGACGAGTCGACGTCTTGTTTTTCTTGAGTAGCAAGGGTATAGTTTCAGTTTCGTTATTAGCGTCTTCGAAGATccaattcaggagatgtttttttaGGTGAAAGGCGTCTCTGCCCTGTTAGTTTTCACAGAAATGAAACCAAATTTTACATACGTCAGTTTAAGACCCTTACCGCCTATCCTGGAGGCAAAACGTTCACTAAAAGCAGCAAAACCAGAACTAAAAACATCACTTTAGATTAGGTATAAGAAAGAAATGCACTCGCAAAGCTTCCTGAAACATGTTCTTCTTTTTTTCCTACGCTGGGCAGTTTTTGCTTTCTTTTTGGATCAGGCTCTCAGCTTAACATGTGCTGCCACATTAGCTTCTCTAGGACAACAATTACAATTTACAAGTAATCTCTGTAAAATTATGGCTAGCTAGAGGGCACTCCTCCTAGATTGGTGTTGCTTCCCCGAGCGAGCCGCTAACTTGCCTCATCACCTCGATCACGTCTGAACAGTCTGAGTTCACTTCAATTCTGTTGCAGCCCAACTGACATGCAAGCAGTAGTCCATCACGTAGAGCATGCGTTTCTGTAGTCGAAGGATCAGACATAAATGGGATCCCTCGATTGTTAGCTGCTAGAAAGAAGCCTTTGTCATGGATCCGTAGTGGTTTGATGGTGCCCCCAACCCAATGTCTTGGTCTATCTTTGATGGAGAGGTGTTGGTGTGTCGTGTTTGGGTGTTTGTTCGTGTTGTTTTCTAGCCTCATGTGTTGGCTAGAGTGGGTGCTACCTTGGTGTTTCGGGTCTTTTTACGCTTGGATGTGGGGGTGTGGGCTTGGTGTTTCGGGTCATTTTAGTCTTTGATGTAGGTGTGTGGGCTTGGATGTGGGT
This region of Lolium perenne isolate Kyuss_39 chromosome 2, Kyuss_2.0, whole genome shotgun sequence genomic DNA includes:
- the LOC127329682 gene encoding TPD1 protein homolog 1A-like, with protein sequence MDNDDWWATYFKAKYDVEMHSTTGLIGGPNSWNKDGGVLCDVEKDLVIWQSLGEPQRDESAMYKVDVTNQCAGNGPCAISKILLRCGNFRSLVPVDAGLLRVVRPGVCLLNGGHTVRQNSNFSFVYASYVRQNFRVLSASCQ